In Streptomyces longhuiensis, the following proteins share a genomic window:
- a CDS encoding sensor histidine kinase translates to MSPTPPTRRLRFGLPRRVFAQVLLMQVAIAAGVAVLATGLFLAPLSDQLDDQAMRRALAIAQTTAAQPSIAEDLRRSRPTVDGPVQREAERIRRASGAEYVVIMNKEGVRWSHTDPGEVGRIVSTDPSEALAGHEVMEIDSGTLGRSARGKVPLRDAQGDIVGAVSVGIEYDSVRARLIHAIPGLFAYAGGALAVGALAAYLISRRVQRQTRDLAFSDISGLLSEREAMLHGIREGVVALDRSGRIRLLNDEAHRLLGIGDEVIGQSLDDALGPGRTTDVLAGRATGTDLVTVRGQRVLIANRMPTDDGGAVATLRDRTELEQLGRELDSTRGLIDALRAQDHEHANRMHTLLGLLELEMFDDAVEFVGEVVGDHRATAEQVTEKVHDPLLAALLVGKATVAAERGVALWISDRTLLPDRLIDPRGLVTIVGNLVDNAVDAVAGTPHARVEVDARAADDRAVELRVRDTGPGIPAARRELVFTEGWSTKKPPSHGKRGIGLPLVRRLAERQGGSVHVGEPDGGGAEFTVVLPEALTDPGLAQEATEAPMTTTADIAADAMAAPTKEDPR, encoded by the coding sequence ATGAGCCCCACTCCCCCCACACGCCGGCTGCGCTTCGGCCTGCCGCGGCGCGTCTTTGCGCAGGTGCTGCTGATGCAGGTGGCGATCGCCGCCGGGGTGGCCGTGCTCGCGACGGGGCTCTTCCTCGCGCCGCTCAGCGACCAGCTCGACGACCAGGCGATGCGCCGCGCGCTGGCGATCGCGCAGACCACCGCGGCCCAGCCGAGCATCGCCGAGGACCTGCGGCGTTCTCGTCCCACGGTCGACGGTCCCGTCCAGCGGGAGGCCGAGCGGATCCGCCGGGCCAGTGGCGCCGAGTACGTAGTGATCATGAACAAGGAAGGCGTCCGCTGGTCCCACACCGATCCGGGCGAGGTCGGCAGGATCGTCTCCACGGACCCCAGCGAGGCGCTCGCGGGCCACGAGGTCATGGAGATCGACAGCGGCACCCTGGGACGCTCGGCGCGCGGGAAGGTGCCCCTGCGCGACGCACAGGGCGACATCGTCGGGGCCGTCTCCGTGGGCATCGAGTACGACAGCGTCAGGGCGCGGCTCATCCACGCCATTCCGGGCTTGTTCGCCTACGCGGGCGGCGCCCTGGCCGTCGGTGCGTTGGCCGCCTACCTGATCTCGCGCCGGGTCCAGCGGCAGACCCGTGACCTGGCGTTCTCCGATATTTCGGGGCTGCTCTCGGAGCGCGAGGCCATGTTGCACGGCATTCGGGAAGGCGTCGTCGCGCTGGACCGGAGCGGCCGGATCCGGCTGCTCAACGACGAGGCGCACCGGCTCCTGGGCATCGGCGACGAGGTGATCGGGCAGTCGCTCGACGACGCGCTGGGCCCAGGTCGTACGACCGATGTGCTGGCGGGCCGGGCCACGGGCACGGATCTGGTGACGGTCCGCGGCCAGCGCGTCCTGATCGCCAATCGCATGCCCACGGACGACGGCGGCGCCGTCGCCACCCTCCGGGACCGCACCGAACTGGAGCAACTGGGGCGCGAGCTCGACTCGACGCGCGGCCTGATCGACGCCCTGCGCGCCCAGGACCACGAGCACGCCAACCGCATGCACACGCTGCTCGGCCTGCTCGAACTGGAGATGTTCGACGACGCCGTCGAGTTCGTCGGCGAGGTGGTGGGCGACCACAGGGCGACCGCGGAGCAGGTGACCGAGAAGGTCCACGATCCACTGCTCGCGGCTCTCCTGGTCGGCAAGGCGACGGTGGCGGCGGAGCGCGGAGTCGCCCTGTGGATCTCCGACAGGACGCTCCTCCCCGACCGGTTGATCGACCCACGGGGGCTCGTCACGATCGTCGGGAATCTGGTCGACAACGCGGTGGACGCGGTCGCGGGCACCCCCCACGCGCGCGTGGAGGTCGATGCACGGGCGGCCGACGACCGCGCGGTGGAGTTGCGGGTGCGCGACACGGGGCCCGGCATCCCCGCCGCCCGGCGGGAGTTGGTCTTCACGGAGGGGTGGTCCACCAAGAAGCCTCCCTCCCACGGGAAGCGCGGTATCGGTCTGCCCCTCGTGCGCCGGCTCGCGGAACGGCAGGGCGGCAGCGTCCACGTGGGGGAACCGGACGGCGGGGGCGCGGAGTTCACCGTCGTCCTGCCCGAGGCGCTCACGGATCCGGGCCTCGCGCAGGAGGCCACCGAGGCACCCATGACCACCACGGCCGACATCGCCGCCGATGCCATGGCCGCCCCCACAAAGGAGGACCCGCGATGA
- a CDS encoding response regulator produces the protein MIDVLVVDDDFRVAEINAKYVGKVPGFRVVARAHNAAQALAFVERQRIDLVLLDHYLPDMTGLEIAHRMRENGHNTDVIMITAASDVLTVQAAMRQGALHYLVKPFTFAALRSRLDSYAALRRTVDRVSGRGAAGQEQVDRIFGALRALPMPASPGLPSGQSEPTTDLICGVLHRADHPLSAHEVAAETGLSRSTAQRYLRHMEQAGRLRLTLKYGDTGRPEHRYVWVAP, from the coding sequence ATGATTGACGTCCTGGTCGTGGACGACGACTTCCGTGTCGCCGAGATCAACGCGAAGTACGTGGGAAAGGTTCCCGGCTTCCGAGTGGTGGCCCGCGCCCACAATGCCGCGCAGGCACTGGCCTTCGTGGAGCGCCAGCGCATCGACCTCGTGCTGCTCGACCACTACCTGCCCGACATGACGGGCCTCGAAATAGCCCACCGGATGCGGGAGAACGGCCACAACACCGACGTCATCATGATCACGGCGGCGAGCGACGTCCTGACGGTGCAGGCGGCGATGCGCCAGGGCGCGCTGCACTACCTGGTCAAACCGTTCACGTTCGCCGCGCTGCGCTCCAGGCTCGACTCGTACGCGGCGCTGCGGCGCACCGTGGACCGGGTCAGCGGCCGCGGCGCTGCGGGCCAGGAGCAGGTCGACCGGATCTTCGGTGCGCTACGGGCGCTGCCCATGCCCGCGTCGCCCGGCCTGCCGAGCGGGCAGTCGGAGCCGACCACGGATCTGATCTGCGGCGTGCTGCACCGCGCCGACCATCCGCTGTCCGCCCACGAGGTGGCGGCGGAGACGGGCCTGAGCCGCTCCACGGCGCAGCGGTATCTGCGGCACATGGAACAGGCTGGCCGGCTCCGCCTCACGCTCAAGTACGGGGACACCGGGCGTCCGGAGCACCGCTATGTCTGGGTGGCGCCCTGA
- a CDS encoding ABC transporter ATP-binding protein — translation MSTDTGPAIELRGASKIFRTPSGGLHTAVRELDLTVARGEFVAVVGPTGCGKSTTLTLVSGLEEPTEGEVLVAGQPVEGVGDKVGFVFQQDATFPWRTVLSNVMAGPRFRGVPKAEAKAKAREWLARVGLASFEDRYPHQLSGGQRKRVALAATFVNDPEILLMDEPFSALDVQTRALMSDELLELWEGTGASVVFVTHDLEESIALADKVVVMTAGPATVKQVFDIDLPRPRKVESVRLLPEFIDIYREIWESLGEEVRITRERGAADVA, via the coding sequence ATGAGCACAGACACCGGCCCCGCCATCGAACTGCGGGGCGCGAGCAAAATCTTCAGGACGCCTTCGGGCGGCCTGCACACCGCGGTCAGGGAGCTCGATCTGACCGTCGCACGTGGCGAGTTCGTGGCCGTCGTCGGCCCCACCGGCTGCGGCAAGTCGACCACCCTCACCCTCGTCAGCGGCCTGGAGGAACCCACCGAGGGAGAGGTCCTGGTGGCCGGCCAACCCGTCGAGGGAGTCGGCGACAAGGTCGGATTCGTGTTCCAGCAGGACGCGACGTTCCCCTGGCGAACGGTGCTGTCCAACGTCATGGCGGGCCCGCGCTTCCGCGGCGTACCGAAGGCCGAGGCGAAGGCCAAGGCCCGCGAATGGCTGGCCCGCGTCGGCCTCGCGTCCTTCGAGGACCGCTACCCGCACCAGCTCTCCGGAGGCCAGCGCAAGCGCGTCGCGCTCGCCGCCACGTTCGTCAACGACCCCGAGATCCTGCTCATGGACGAGCCGTTCTCGGCGCTCGACGTGCAGACCAGGGCCCTGATGTCGGACGAGCTCCTGGAGCTGTGGGAGGGCACGGGCGCCTCGGTCGTCTTCGTCACCCACGACCTGGAGGAGTCGATCGCGCTGGCCGACAAGGTCGTCGTCATGACCGCGGGTCCGGCCACCGTGAAGCAGGTCTTCGACATCGACCTGCCGCGCCCCCGCAAGGTCGAATCGGTGCGCCTGCTGCCCGAGTTCATCGACATCTACCGCGAGATCTGGGAGTCCCTCGGCGAAGAGGTCCGCATCACGCGCGAGAGAGGTGCCGCCGATGTCGCCTGA
- a CDS encoding solute symporter family protein, whose protein sequence is MTGNHQTLALLLFSVFVAVTLAITTWVSRNRHGSAEEFYAGGRLFSPMENGFAIAGDYMSAASFLGISGLIALFGYDGLLYSVGFLVAWLVVLLLVAELVRNCGRFTLADVIAARMRERPVRIAAGTSSVTVSVLYLVAQMVGAGSLVALLLGSTGGAVQAWTVVGVGGLMVIYVSLGGMRATTWIQIVKAVLLMGGAITLTVLVLVRFHGDFDQLLRTAAQRSGHGAAFLAPGLKYGGDWTARLDFISLGLALVLGTAGLPHILSRFYTVPTARAARRSVIWSIGLIGSFYLMTIVLGFGAAAIVGSDTVRGSNAAGNTAVPLLALDLGGGPDSTGGTVLFAVVAAVAFATILAVVAGITLASSASVAHDLYASLRRPHAKPRSEVAVARVAAAGIGVVAIALGLLARDLNVAFLVGLAFAVAASANLPVLLYSLFWRNFTTRGAVWSVYGGLVPALILVVLSPVVSGSETSLFPGADFQFFPLENPGLVSIPLGFLAGWLGTVTSPEPPDEAKHAETEVRALTGAGAV, encoded by the coding sequence GTGACCGGGAACCATCAGACGCTGGCGCTGCTGCTGTTCAGCGTGTTCGTCGCCGTCACCCTGGCGATCACCACCTGGGTGAGCCGCAACAGGCACGGCTCGGCGGAAGAGTTCTACGCGGGCGGGCGGCTCTTCTCGCCCATGGAGAACGGTTTCGCCATCGCGGGCGACTACATGTCGGCCGCCTCCTTCCTCGGTATCTCGGGCCTGATCGCACTCTTCGGCTACGACGGTCTGCTCTACTCGGTCGGGTTCCTCGTCGCCTGGCTCGTCGTGCTGCTGCTGGTCGCCGAACTCGTGCGCAACTGCGGGCGGTTCACGCTCGCCGACGTCATCGCCGCCAGGATGCGGGAGCGTCCCGTGCGGATCGCGGCGGGAACTTCCTCGGTGACGGTGTCCGTTCTCTATCTGGTGGCGCAGATGGTGGGTGCGGGCAGCCTGGTCGCGCTGCTGCTCGGCAGCACCGGCGGAGCCGTACAGGCATGGACCGTCGTCGGTGTCGGCGGGCTCATGGTCATCTATGTGTCGCTGGGAGGGATGCGCGCCACCACCTGGATCCAGATCGTCAAGGCGGTCCTGCTCATGGGCGGGGCGATCACCCTGACCGTGCTCGTCCTGGTGCGTTTCCACGGGGACTTCGACCAGCTGCTGCGTACGGCGGCGCAGCGCAGCGGGCACGGAGCCGCGTTCCTCGCGCCCGGACTCAAGTACGGCGGCGACTGGACCGCGCGGCTCGACTTCATCAGCCTGGGGCTTGCGCTCGTGCTCGGCACTGCCGGGCTGCCGCACATCCTGTCGCGCTTCTACACCGTTCCGACGGCACGGGCCGCGCGCCGCTCGGTCATCTGGTCCATCGGACTCATCGGCAGCTTCTACCTGATGACCATCGTGCTCGGTTTCGGTGCGGCGGCGATCGTGGGCTCCGACACCGTGCGCGGTTCGAACGCGGCGGGGAACACCGCGGTTCCGCTGCTCGCCCTCGACCTGGGCGGCGGTCCGGACTCCACAGGTGGAACGGTTCTGTTCGCGGTGGTCGCGGCCGTCGCCTTCGCCACGATCCTCGCCGTCGTCGCCGGGATCACGCTCGCCTCCTCGGCGTCCGTGGCCCACGACCTGTACGCGTCCCTGCGACGGCCCCATGCCAAGCCGCGCAGCGAGGTCGCCGTGGCCCGCGTCGCCGCGGCCGGAATCGGCGTGGTCGCGATCGCTCTGGGGCTGCTCGCCCGCGACCTCAATGTGGCGTTCCTCGTGGGCCTCGCCTTCGCCGTGGCGGCCTCCGCGAATCTGCCCGTACTGCTGTACTCGCTGTTCTGGCGGAATTTCACCACGCGCGGCGCCGTGTGGTCCGTCTACGGAGGGCTCGTGCCCGCCCTCATCCTGGTGGTCCTGTCACCCGTCGTGTCCGGCAGCGAGACCTCGCTGTTCCCCGGCGCGGACTTCCAGTTCTTCCCGCTGGAGAACCCCGGCCTCGTCTCCATTCCCCTCGGATTCCTGGCGGGCTGGCTCGGCACGGTCACCTCGCCCGAGCCACCGGACGAGGCCAAGCACGCGGAGACGGAGGTGCGTGCGCTGACCGGGGCGGGAGCCGTCTGA
- a CDS encoding response regulator produces MASGAARRDARVVVADDQTVVREGIVMLLGLLPGIEVVGAAGDGDEAVALVAQLAPDVVLMDLRMPRCDGVEATRRIRSEYPGTQVVILTTYADDESLFPALKAGARGYLTKDAGGDEIVRAVEDVLSGDAGLSPKIQRRLLERLSEPAPAPAPVDPPDGITAREAEVLRLIAEGLTNQEIARALHVSTATVKTHINNLFAKTGLKDRAQAVRYAYRHGLVQPPGSSIT; encoded by the coding sequence CTGGCAAGTGGTGCGGCGCGCAGGGACGCCAGAGTGGTGGTCGCCGATGACCAGACCGTCGTGCGCGAGGGCATCGTGATGTTGCTCGGGCTGCTGCCGGGCATCGAGGTGGTCGGAGCGGCCGGTGACGGGGACGAGGCCGTCGCGCTCGTCGCCCAACTCGCTCCGGACGTCGTCCTCATGGACCTGCGCATGCCACGCTGTGACGGGGTGGAGGCGACGCGGCGGATCCGCTCGGAGTACCCCGGGACCCAGGTCGTCATCCTGACCACCTACGCGGACGACGAGTCGCTGTTCCCCGCGCTCAAGGCCGGAGCCCGCGGCTATCTCACCAAGGACGCGGGCGGCGACGAGATCGTGCGGGCCGTCGAGGACGTGCTCTCCGGTGACGCGGGCCTTTCCCCGAAGATCCAGCGCCGCCTCCTGGAGCGCCTCTCGGAACCCGCACCGGCCCCCGCGCCGGTGGATCCGCCCGACGGGATCACCGCGCGCGAGGCCGAAGTTCTGAGGCTCATCGCCGAGGGGCTCACCAATCAGGAGATCGCCCGCGCCCTGCATGTCTCCACCGCGACGGTGAAGACACACATCAACAATCTCTTCGCCAAGACCGGCCTCAAGGACCGGGCGCAGGCGGTGCGGTATGCCTATCGACACGGCCTTGTTCAGCCACCGGGGTCGTCCATCACCTAA
- a CDS encoding ABC transporter substrate-binding protein: MRKTARLCALAATGLLALSSLTACANDAASTSSGSGKKADGKGEHVKIMVGGLDKVIYMPAMLTDRLGYFKDEGLNVQLLSEPAGVQAETALVSGQVQGAVGFYDHTLDLQVKGKAVESVVQFSRAPGEVEIVSNKASGDISSPKDFKGKKLGITGLGSSTDFLTKYLAVKNGVQPSQFSPVAVGAGPTFVSALQKGAIDGGMTTDPTVATILDKKLGKVLVDMRTPEGSQEALGGPYPSSSLYMQTDWVNSHKPTVQKLANAFVKTLKWMSTHSADEIAAKMPADYSQGDKKLYAEAIKATLPMFTTDGVMPKNGPETVESVLKAFNPNIKNAKVDLSKTYTTEFVDKAAG; the protein is encoded by the coding sequence ATGCGCAAGACCGCGCGCCTCTGTGCCCTCGCAGCGACCGGCCTGCTCGCCCTCTCCTCGCTCACGGCGTGTGCCAACGACGCCGCCAGTACGAGTTCCGGCTCCGGCAAGAAGGCGGACGGCAAGGGCGAGCACGTCAAGATCATGGTCGGCGGCCTGGACAAGGTCATCTACATGCCGGCGATGCTCACGGACCGGCTCGGCTACTTCAAGGATGAGGGTTTGAATGTCCAACTCCTGAGCGAGCCCGCGGGTGTCCAGGCCGAGACGGCGCTCGTCTCCGGCCAGGTCCAGGGGGCCGTCGGCTTCTACGACCACACGCTCGACCTGCAGGTGAAGGGCAAGGCCGTGGAGTCCGTGGTGCAGTTCTCGCGGGCCCCGGGAGAGGTGGAGATCGTCTCCAACAAGGCGTCCGGCGACATCTCCTCGCCCAAGGACTTCAAGGGCAAGAAGCTCGGCATCACGGGCCTCGGCTCCTCGACGGACTTCCTCACGAAGTACCTGGCGGTCAAGAACGGCGTCCAGCCGAGCCAGTTCTCGCCGGTGGCCGTCGGCGCGGGCCCGACGTTCGTCTCCGCGCTCCAGAAGGGCGCCATCGACGGCGGCATGACGACGGACCCCACCGTCGCCACGATCCTGGACAAGAAGCTCGGCAAGGTCCTCGTCGACATGCGGACCCCGGAGGGCTCCCAGGAGGCGCTCGGCGGCCCGTACCCGTCGTCGAGCCTCTACATGCAGACGGACTGGGTCAACAGCCACAAGCCGACGGTCCAGAAGCTCGCCAACGCCTTCGTGAAGACGCTCAAGTGGATGTCCACGCACAGCGCCGACGAGATCGCGGCCAAGATGCCGGCCGACTACTCCCAGGGCGACAAGAAGCTGTACGCCGAGGCGATCAAGGCCACACTGCCGATGTTCACGACGGACGGCGTGATGCCCAAGAACGGCCCCGAGACTGTTGAAAGTGTGCTCAAGGCATTCAACCCGAACATCAAGAACGCCAAGGTCGACCTGAGCAAGACGTACACCACCGAGTTCGTCGACAAGGCCGCCGGCTGA
- a CDS encoding DUF485 domain-containing protein, producing the protein MEKHDGREVAQTRAGDRGVLGDPWYDALASGWGELDGTGAPAPAVPPQAAPPERSAAAIYLEVQRSAAFQEVRSRYRRFVIPAAAAFFAWYLAYILAATTAPGLMGRPVAGAVNVAMLAGLGQFLSTFLLTWLYSRHARLRRDRAALELRWDTQEMTRVIEGGQR; encoded by the coding sequence GTGGAGAAGCACGACGGGCGCGAGGTGGCGCAGACCCGGGCCGGTGATCGCGGTGTTCTCGGCGATCCCTGGTACGACGCGCTGGCCTCCGGGTGGGGCGAGTTGGACGGCACGGGGGCCCCGGCCCCGGCCGTACCTCCCCAGGCCGCGCCCCCGGAGCGGAGCGCGGCCGCGATCTATCTGGAGGTGCAGCGCAGCGCCGCCTTCCAGGAAGTGCGCAGCCGCTACCGGAGGTTCGTCATTCCGGCCGCCGCGGCCTTCTTCGCCTGGTATCTCGCGTACATCCTGGCGGCGACGACGGCCCCAGGTCTGATGGGCAGGCCCGTCGCGGGCGCGGTGAACGTGGCGATGCTGGCAGGGCTGGGGCAGTTCCTGAGCACCTTCCTTCTGACGTGGCTGTACTCGCGCCATGCACGGTTGCGAAGGGACCGCGCGGCGCTCGAACTGCGCTGGGACACCCAGGAGATGACGCGAGTGATCGAGGGTGGACAGCGGTGA
- a CDS encoding ABC transporter permease, translated as MSPDTVTAAPATDTAKPGRAVTKARAARRRKVLIGGARVLLLVAVLGLWEVLARAAIIDPFNFSMPSKIWDQIWTWTTHGTALGSLGEQVWYTLYEALVGWIIGVIAGVVFGIALGRITFLADVLGPYIKVLNSIPRIVLAPIFVIWFGLGPASKVASAVVLVFFPVFFNAFQGAREVDRNLVANARILGASDRRVTLQVVIPSATSWIFTSLHVSFGFALIGAIVGEYIGATKGVGLLVAQSQGTFNAAGVYAAMVILAVVALLAEGLLTFAERRIFRWKPKDSDS; from the coding sequence ATGTCGCCTGACACCGTCACCGCCGCGCCCGCCACCGACACCGCCAAGCCGGGACGCGCCGTCACCAAGGCCCGCGCCGCCCGCCGGCGCAAGGTGCTGATCGGCGGCGCCCGGGTCCTGCTCCTCGTCGCCGTCCTCGGCCTCTGGGAGGTGCTCGCGCGCGCCGCGATCATCGACCCGTTCAACTTCTCGATGCCGTCGAAGATCTGGGACCAGATCTGGACCTGGACCACCCATGGCACGGCGCTCGGCTCCCTGGGCGAACAGGTCTGGTACACGCTCTACGAAGCGCTCGTCGGCTGGATCATCGGTGTGATCGCCGGTGTCGTCTTCGGTATCGCACTGGGGCGCATCACCTTCCTCGCCGACGTCCTCGGCCCGTACATCAAGGTCCTCAACTCCATCCCGAGGATCGTGCTCGCCCCGATCTTCGTGATCTGGTTCGGACTCGGCCCGGCCTCCAAGGTGGCCTCCGCCGTCGTCCTGGTGTTCTTCCCGGTGTTCTTCAACGCCTTCCAGGGAGCCCGGGAGGTCGACCGGAACCTGGTCGCCAACGCGCGCATCCTCGGCGCCAGCGACCGCCGCGTGACGCTTCAGGTCGTCATCCCGTCCGCCACGTCATGGATCTTCACCAGCCTCCATGTGAGCTTCGGCTTCGCGCTGATCGGCGCGATCGTCGGCGAGTACATCGGCGCGACCAAGGGCGTCGGCCTGCTCGTCGCGCAGTCGCAGGGCACGTTCAACGCGGCGGGTGTGTACGCGGCGATGGTCATCCTCGCCGTCGTGGCCCTGCTGGCCGAGGGGCTCCTCACCTTCGCCGAGCGCCGCATCTTCCGCTGGAAGCCGAAGGACTCGGACAGCTGA
- a CDS encoding response regulator produces the protein MIEVLVVDDDIRVARVNAAYVQKVAGFRVVAEAHSSAEALREVESQPQIDLILMDHYLPDETGLATVQEIRRRGHQTDVIMVTAARDVSTVQAAMRLGALQYLVKPFAFAGLRAKLEAYAGLRRTLDGGGEAEQAQVDRIFGALSADTEPDLPKGHSLSTAELVRRALVDAEGPLSAQEVGDRTGLSRQTAQRYLKLLERTGRAGLTLKYGDAGRPEHRYVWATRT, from the coding sequence ATGATCGAAGTGCTGGTCGTGGACGACGACATCCGCGTCGCGCGCGTGAACGCGGCCTACGTGCAGAAGGTGGCGGGCTTCCGCGTGGTGGCCGAGGCACACAGTTCGGCCGAGGCCCTGCGCGAGGTGGAGTCCCAGCCGCAGATCGACCTGATCCTCATGGACCACTACCTGCCGGACGAGACGGGTCTGGCGACCGTTCAGGAGATCCGGCGCCGCGGCCACCAGACCGACGTGATCATGGTGACGGCGGCGCGTGACGTCTCCACGGTGCAGGCCGCCATGCGGCTCGGGGCGCTGCAGTACCTGGTCAAGCCGTTCGCGTTCGCGGGGCTGCGCGCCAAGCTGGAGGCGTACGCGGGACTGCGCCGCACGCTGGACGGCGGCGGCGAGGCCGAACAGGCCCAGGTCGACCGGATCTTCGGCGCCCTCTCCGCAGACACGGAGCCGGACCTTCCGAAGGGACACTCCCTCAGCACGGCGGAGCTCGTCCGCAGGGCTCTGGTGGACGCGGAGGGCCCGCTCTCGGCGCAGGAGGTCGGGGACCGTACGGGACTGAGCCGGCAGACGGCCCAGCGCTATCTGAAGCTCCTGGAACGCACCGGCCGCGCCGGCCTGACCCTCAAGTACGGCGACGCGGGCCGCCCTGAACACCGTTATGTCTGGGCGACCCGCACCTGA
- a CDS encoding sensor histidine kinase yields the protein MTPGAWTSWPSREALSREGLTRARRVLARVVRGVALTALVWTAAAERGVHGWAVALAPVALIACGAAAWGFFRTTLEHLLWPSVGLLALLLGAAFAAEQAGFRGPALVLWCGCAVTALERLPLVAAIPLTAGALTGFAVLNNDAWFTTAVTTIGLCLAGYVLRLDAEARGSAQRLLRQERAARAAEAESAALAERARIAREIHDVLAHSLSAQLVHLEAARLLIERGADLDQIHERVVAARGMARDGLTETRQALSALRGEMTPLEDFLRELVATDGATVSVEGVRRPLSVEASQTVRRVAQEALTNVRKHASGAKAQVRLEYGAAEVTLEVRDSGSAAPAGELTVSGSGYGLLGMRERAELLGGTLVAGPCEEGFVVKLKVPA from the coding sequence GTGACGCCCGGAGCCTGGACCAGCTGGCCCTCGCGGGAGGCGCTCTCCCGCGAAGGGCTCACGCGGGCGCGGCGGGTCCTGGCCCGCGTCGTGCGAGGGGTCGCGCTCACGGCTCTCGTGTGGACCGCGGCAGCGGAGCGTGGCGTGCACGGCTGGGCCGTCGCCCTGGCGCCGGTCGCGCTCATCGCTTGCGGCGCCGCGGCCTGGGGGTTCTTCCGGACCACGCTGGAACACCTGCTGTGGCCCTCCGTGGGACTGCTTGCCCTCCTGCTGGGCGCGGCATTCGCGGCGGAGCAGGCAGGGTTCAGAGGGCCGGCGCTCGTCCTGTGGTGCGGCTGCGCCGTCACAGCTCTGGAGCGGCTGCCCCTGGTCGCGGCCATTCCTCTCACGGCCGGCGCGCTCACCGGGTTCGCGGTCCTGAACAACGACGCATGGTTCACCACGGCGGTCACCACCATCGGGCTCTGCCTCGCGGGATACGTCCTGCGCCTCGACGCGGAGGCGAGAGGAAGCGCCCAGCGGCTGCTCCGTCAGGAGCGGGCCGCGAGGGCCGCGGAGGCGGAATCCGCCGCGCTGGCCGAGCGGGCTCGGATCGCGCGGGAGATCCATGACGTGCTGGCGCACAGCCTCTCCGCCCAGCTCGTCCACCTCGAAGCGGCCCGTCTGCTCATCGAGCGGGGCGCGGATCTCGACCAGATCCACGAGCGGGTCGTCGCCGCCCGGGGCATGGCACGTGACGGGCTCACGGAGACGCGCCAGGCACTCTCGGCGCTGCGCGGTGAGATGACCCCGCTGGAGGACTTCCTGCGCGAGCTCGTCGCCACGGACGGTGCGACGGTCTCGGTGGAGGGTGTGCGGCGCCCGCTGTCCGTGGAGGCGTCACAGACCGTACGCAGGGTCGCCCAGGAGGCCCTGACGAACGTACGCAAACACGCGTCGGGTGCGAAGGCGCAGGTGAGACTGGAGTACGGCGCCGCCGAAGTGACCCTTGAGGTAAGGGATTCGGGTTCGGCCGCGCCGGCGGGAGAGCTCACTGTCAGTGGCTCCGGCTACGGTCTGTTGGGGATGAGGGAGCGTGCGGAGCTTCTCGGCGGCACGCTCGTGGCAGGGCCGTGCGAGGAGGGTTTCGTAGTGAAGCTGAAGGTACCCGCATGA